In a single window of the Mesoplodon densirostris isolate mMesDen1 chromosome 18, mMesDen1 primary haplotype, whole genome shotgun sequence genome:
- the CCDC182 gene encoding coiled-coil domain-containing protein 182 gives MEPLYQAVSILTKVNTFQGKKMVESGLQSGDFSLPQSWASCILPPADLEILQQKVAGVQRELEDFKKEALRAIHCLEDAFCEMNGALAQQEGQAARMRLREEEDRGIVRSKVLTFLLPCKKQLREHCRRLECLLLGQSCEALGTPGKIQAH, from the coding sequence ATGGAACCCCTCTATCAGGCCGTGTCCATTCTCACGAAGGTGAACACCTTCCAGGGGAAGAAGATGGTGGAGAGCGGCCTCCAGTCTGGAGACTTCTCGCTCCCCCAGTCGTGGGCCTCCTGCATCCTGCCGCCAGCCGACCTGGAGATCCTGCAGCAGAAGGTGGCCGGGGTGCAACGGGAGCTGGAGGACTTCAAGAAGGAGGCACTGAGGGCCATCCATTGCCTGGAAGACGCCTTCTGCGAGATGAACGGGGCCCTGGCGCAGCAGGAGGGGCAGGCGGCCCGCATGCggctgagggaggaggaggaccgGGGCATTGTGCGGAGCAAGGTCCTCACCTTCCTGCTGCCCTGCAAGAAGCAGCTCCGGGAGCACTGCAGGCGGCTGGAGTGCCTGTTGCTGGGCCAGAGCTGCGAGGCACTGGGCACCCCCGGGAAGATCCAGGCCCACTGA